The Terriglobales bacterium genomic interval ATGCCCTTGCCCGCCGTGCTCACCATCCAGTCGGGCATCAACAAGCTGCGCTACGCCACGCTCATCGGCATCAAGCAGGCCAAGAACAAGCCGATGCGTAAAGTCACCATGGCGGAGGTGCAGTCGGCGGTCGGCCCCAATCAGCAGAAGATCGAGCGCCTCTACGTTCCGCAAAAGACCAAGAAGACGGAGATGCTCGAGGGCTCCCCCACCGAGATCGCCAAGAAGTTGGTGGACAAGCTGCGCAACGAGATACGGGTTCTATAGCGAGCCCCTTCAGGGGCGACTGAATTTAGCCCGGCACTTCAGTGCTGGGTTAGTGGAAGGAAGAAGTCGGAGTCCCGTAGGGACGACTGAGAACTGCATGGACATTCTGGCCATCGTCGAACAAACCGGCGGCAAGCTTAATCGCATCTCCTGGGAGACGCTCACCGGAGCCCAGGCCATCGCCGCCGAGATGGGTTGGACGGTCGAAGCCGCCGTCGTTGGCAGCGGCGTCTCAAGCGTCGCCGCCGAGGTCGCCGCAAAAAAGGTGGCACACGTCTTCGCCATCGAATCCCCCCAACTCGCCGCCTACACTCCGGACGCCTTCGCCGCCGCGCTCAAGCAATTCATCTCCGACAAAAAGGCCAAGCTGGTGCTCATGCCGCACACCTATCAGGTGCGCGACTTCGCTCCCAAACTGGCCACCGCACTCGGCCGCGCCCTCATCAGCGACGTCATCGGCTACAAGAAGGACGGCGACCGCCTGCTCTTCACCCGCCAGATGTTCCAGGGCAAGTTCGCCGCGGACGTCTCCTTCGCCGGCGACCCGCCTCACTTCGTCACCTTCCAGACTGGCGCCTTCCGCGGCGACCAGGTGCAGGCCGGCGCCAGCGCCGCGCCCGTCGAGACCGTGAGCGTCGAGGTCTCCGCCGCCGCCCTCCGCAATAAGCCGCAGGAGGCCTTCAAGGAGGCCAAGCAGGCCGTGGACCTCACGCAGGCCGCGATTATCGTGGCCGTCGGCCGCGGCATCAAGGAGCAGAAGAACATCGAGCTCGCCCAGCAACTCGCCCAGGCCCTGAGCGGCGAACTGGCCGCCTCGCGCCCCATCTGCGACTCCGGCTGGCTGCCCATGGACCGCCAGATCGGCAGCTCCGGCCAGACCGTCGCTCCCAAGCTCTACCTGGCGCTCGGCATCTCCGGCGCCATCCAGCACATTGTCGGCATGAAGGGTTCGCGCACCATCATCGCCATCAACAAGGATGCCGAAGCCCCCATCTTCGAGATCGCCGACTACGGCGTGGCCGCTAACTTGTTCGACATCGTCCCGCCGCTGATCGAGGAGATTAAGAAGGCCAAGGTCGGCGCCTAGGGTTTGTCATACAATCAAGGCGATGGAACTGACGTTTACTGCCGTGTTCGAGGAAGTGCCGCCATCCGAGGGCGGGGGTTACTGCGCTTACGTGGAAGAACTTCCCGGAGCGAACACTCAGGGAGAGACCCTGGAAGATGCGCGCGAGAACCTGAAGGATGCGATCAAGCTCTTGCTTGAGACGCGCCGCGAGATGCTGGGCGAGGAGATCGGTCCCCATCGCATCATTCGCGAGAAGATTTCTGTCAAGGTCGGCTGATACGGCGCGCGCGTGGAAAGGAACGACCTTGTCCGCCATCTCGAG includes:
- a CDS encoding type II toxin-antitoxin system HicB family antitoxin, translating into MELTFTAVFEEVPPSEGGGYCAYVEELPGANTQGETLEDARENLKDAIKLLLETRREMLGEEIGPHRIIREKISVKVG
- a CDS encoding electron transfer flavoprotein subunit alpha/FixB family protein, with translation MDILAIVEQTGGKLNRISWETLTGAQAIAAEMGWTVEAAVVGSGVSSVAAEVAAKKVAHVFAIESPQLAAYTPDAFAAALKQFISDKKAKLVLMPHTYQVRDFAPKLATALGRALISDVIGYKKDGDRLLFTRQMFQGKFAADVSFAGDPPHFVTFQTGAFRGDQVQAGASAAPVETVSVEVSAAALRNKPQEAFKEAKQAVDLTQAAIIVAVGRGIKEQKNIELAQQLAQALSGELAASRPICDSGWLPMDRQIGSSGQTVAPKLYLALGISGAIQHIVGMKGSRTIIAINKDAEAPIFEIADYGVAANLFDIVPPLIEEIKKAKVGA
- a CDS encoding electron transfer flavoprotein subunit beta: MPLPAVLTIQSGINKLRYATLIGIKQAKNKPMRKVTMAEVQSAVGPNQQKIERLYVPQKTKKTEMLEGSPTEIAKKLVDKLRNEIRVL